The Enterococcus sp. 7F3_DIV0205 genome has a window encoding:
- a CDS encoding WxL domain-containing protein — protein MSKIHWISPLVFVIVATIVAGGANYAYAEKQTGDIGISFKGLVDPGFGVLDPENPKNELISEDEYGKTNGPLRIDFVPNINFSSNKIVKNDISYPVDSLLFKGIIAPKGNFIQISDYRDTQTGWSLQVRQETQFTKQDKEKHQLDGAVLSFDKSWVNTPNGIPKYPSVSKEVIRLNNLGETYTLAKAEKGTGGGTWSIIFGTSEDNPNDEKSTLVPRLDENGKPVIDNSKDNQAVYLNNAVRLTIPGRTKKEPGTYTTVLTWIISELP, from the coding sequence ATGAGTAAAATTCATTGGATCTCTCCATTAGTATTTGTCATTGTCGCTACTATAGTAGCTGGAGGGGCAAATTATGCCTATGCCGAAAAACAAACAGGAGACATAGGTATCTCATTCAAAGGGCTAGTTGATCCAGGCTTTGGCGTATTAGATCCTGAAAATCCTAAAAATGAGTTAATAAGTGAGGATGAGTACGGGAAGACTAATGGCCCGTTAAGAATTGATTTTGTTCCTAACATCAACTTCAGTAGTAACAAAATAGTGAAAAATGATATCAGCTATCCAGTCGATTCATTACTATTTAAAGGAATCATTGCTCCTAAAGGGAACTTTATTCAAATTTCCGATTATAGAGATACGCAAACGGGTTGGAGTTTACAAGTTCGCCAAGAAACTCAATTTACTAAGCAAGATAAAGAGAAGCATCAACTTGATGGCGCGGTTCTTTCTTTCGATAAATCATGGGTCAACACACCAAATGGAATCCCAAAATATCCTAGTGTTTCAAAAGAAGTCATTCGTTTGAACAATCTAGGAGAAACCTATACCTTAGCTAAAGCTGAAAAAGGAACAGGTGGAGGAACATGGAGTATTATTTTCGGAACGTCAGAAGACAATCCAAATGATGAAAAATCTACGTTAGTTCCTCGGTTAGATGAAAACGGGAAGCCTGTCATTGACAATTCTAAAGATAATCAAGCTGTTTATTTAAATAATGCAGTTCGATTGACTATTCCTGGGAGAACTAAAAAAGAACCAGGAACTTATACAACGGTGCTGACTTGGATTATTTCCGAGTTACCATAA
- a CDS encoding WxL domain-containing protein — protein MKLTNKLCGAVLLATLGVAVAVPGITKADNTTFTGDMDIQFTRNTGDDTDTTRPKLTDSDGNSDTDIESGSVTRPIRPAIFGIQDVTPLSFGMNAVVTDGNDRVFWAKNYTEKEAVMANNVLIKDVRSTLNHNYTLTAQITKPMTTTVKDGEESQERTLSGATLLYRNIGRKTNVAEEIALPTSAVKTSAEVTEASAVTIVDNTGSNKDQGQGQTYIHFGKTNATGEESSEKSVKLTVGKDKTIFEGNYKGEVTWVLTAAK, from the coding sequence ATGAAATTAACAAACAAATTATGTGGTGCTGTATTATTAGCAACACTAGGAGTAGCGGTAGCTGTACCAGGAATTACAAAGGCAGATAATACAACTTTTACAGGTGATATGGATATCCAATTCACTCGTAATACAGGTGATGATACAGACACGACAAGACCAAAACTAACTGATTCAGATGGAAACTCAGATACTGATATCGAATCTGGTTCAGTTACTAGACCGATCAGACCAGCTATTTTTGGGATTCAAGATGTGACACCATTAAGCTTCGGAATGAATGCTGTTGTGACAGACGGAAATGACCGTGTCTTCTGGGCTAAAAATTATACAGAAAAAGAAGCAGTAATGGCTAATAACGTATTGATCAAAGATGTTCGTAGTACATTGAACCACAACTATACGCTAACAGCTCAAATCACAAAACCAATGACAACTACTGTTAAGGACGGGGAAGAATCGCAAGAACGTACACTTTCTGGAGCAACGTTGTTATACAGAAATATTGGCCGCAAAACAAATGTAGCAGAAGAAATTGCATTACCAACAAGCGCGGTAAAAACTTCTGCCGAAGTAACTGAAGCTTCTGCAGTAACAATCGTTGATAATACTGGTTCAAATAAAGACCAAGGTCAAGGACAAACTTACATCCACTTTGGTAAAACAAATGCGACAGGTGAAGAATCATCTGAAAAATCAGTGAAGTTGACTGTT
- a CDS encoding LPXTG cell wall anchor domain-containing protein, with protein sequence MEKQNFLVKTILSSLLILVFSVIAVGDVNAEDGAQIQTKGEITLFDDTSPSTSESVSSSSMNPSSSSNVMIKPEGRLPSTGELIKYSFLISGILLILLLLLIWWLNRRQKGRSNE encoded by the coding sequence ATGGAAAAACAGAATTTTTTAGTTAAAACTATACTTTCTTCTTTACTCATACTTGTTTTTTCAGTAATTGCTGTGGGAGATGTAAACGCTGAAGATGGGGCACAGATCCAAACCAAAGGAGAAATAACACTCTTTGATGATACCTCACCGAGTACAAGTGAATCAGTTTCGTCCAGTTCAATGAACCCATCCAGTTCGTCTAACGTTATGATAAAACCAGAGGGTAGATTACCTTCGACCGGTGAGTTGATCAAGTATAGCTTTTTGATTAGTGGAATCTTATTAATACTGTTATTACTGTTGATCTGGTGGCTCAATCGTCGACAAAAGGGAAGGAGCAATGAGTAA